The DNA window CGGCCGGCAATATCGTTGTGATTCATCAGGTTCCTCCGTTGCCTTTTAAATAGGTTACCCCGCAGCGGTCTTCGAGATAAAAAAATGGATTTGTTCAATACTAAACTGTTGCGTTCTTGCCACCACGCACGACTATAATCTGTTTTTCTGAAGTTTGGAACGGGATTTGAGTGGTGACGATATGTCGATCTTGTCGAATAGAATGTTTAATTCGGTAGCAAAGGATTATCTGCAGCAGTGTGGTCTGCAACTGTGCCTGTCCGACTGCGAAGGCCGGATTGTGATGCCGGAAAATATGAGCCCGGTGGAAAATCTTCCGGCCATGTGCCATCTGCGTTTTCATAACCTGAACGAGGCGGTGCGCTGGGGCGAATCCCATATCTTTTTTGTTGCGCCGGGCATCATGAGCTGGCTGGTTCCGCTGGTCGACGGAGTCGAGGTGAAAGGCGGGTTGTGCGGCGGCTGTATTCTGCTGGAGGATGATCCGCAGAGTATTCATACCGCGGTCAATTATTTTGTAGGCGAGGGCGGTCGGCGCAAAGATGCCGAAGCCTTTGTCCGGGGACTGCATGTTTTTGAGCAGGAGCGGGTTCGTCCGGTGGTGGATGCGCTGTATGAATCGTTTTATCAGTACAGCGGATGGAAGCCGCTGAAGCTCATGCGTAATCGCGACCGAATGCTGCAGCAGCGGCAGATTGCCGAAGAGATCCATCAGCGCAAGGTGGAGCAGAACCGGGCCTACCCCTACGATGACGAACGTATTCTGCTCTCACTCATTCGCGTGGGCGATCGTGCCGGCGCCCGAAAAATGTTCAATAAAATGCTCGCGGCAATGTTTCTGTATTCCCCTAAACCGGTGGTGGTCCGTGCCCGCGCCATTGAAATGATGGGATATCTGGTGCGCACTGCCGTGGAGGACAGCCCGCTTTCCGAGCCGTTGCTCGAACGGCACATGAAATGGATTGAGCAGATTGTGGAGACGCACGATTTTGACGATCTGTGCAACGTGCTGCGTGAGGCACTTGATGATTTCATGAACAGCATTTTTCTGCAGGGGGTGAGCCCCGTCAGTCCGGCCGTGGGCAAAGCGCTGGATTATATCACTGCGAACTATACCGAGCCGATCGCGCTCGAAGATATTGCCGCCGCCGCCGGACTCAGCACCTTCCGGATTGCACATCTGCTGAAAGAAGCCACCGGAAAAACCGCACTGCAGAATATTCATTATCTGCGCGTACAGGAGGCACGGCGTCTGCTGGAGGAGACGGATCTGAGCTGCACCGATATCGCCTATGAAACCGGCTTCGGTGATCAGTCCTATTTCATTAAGCAGTTTAAAAAGTGGATGGGTATCACGCCGGCGAAATACCGGAAATCCGGCCGCGTTCGGTGACTGCGGGTCAAGCGGAACACGGCCGGATTACCCGGTGGTTGGTAGTTCTCCTGTTTCCGTTTTGGGACAGGGCTTTCCATTATACAATGAACACAAGTTTATATCAGGTCATATGTTCGTTTCATTATGGATAAACAATCCGAATGCATCAGTATTATTGATTTATGAATTATATAATTTAGGTCATGTGAAGACGTGTTTTTTTAGTGTATTGAATTGTTCTTCTTTGAAGTTCTGTAGATGATGCATATTTTAGATATGTATCGTCGTCATATTGATTATGGCCACGAGTTTTTAAGTAAAAGGTTTTAGCAATGGGTGAAAAACAGATTAAAAGTAATGTTGATACCGGTATCACGATAAAGCGCAATGCGCGCTTAGAGTTTACCTTCACATTGGTATTGGTCGTAGCATTCATGCTCATGAGTATGTGGCTCGTGTTACAAGTTCGTGATGCGGATCGCGCAGAAGATCGAGAAAAACAGGCTGCTGCAGAGTACAATGCTCTGTTGGAGAAAATTCCGAAGTATAAGAGTGAGGCGGAAGTTCTTGCCGAAAAAATCGGCTCATTAAAAGCGGAACTGGCCGGATTAGAAGAAAATTATGCAACAGTAAGCTCAAAGTATGAAAAAGCAAAAGAAGTCATTGCTGCAAGGAATCAGGCTTCTCAGGAATACACGGATCTCACCGCCAGAATAAGAGCTGGCGAAGCTACAATAAAAGAGCTCGAGACTCAGCGTGATGAATTACTGATTGCTGTGGGGAATGCTCGAGCCAAGAAATCCTCAGAACAAAAAGCGGTTTCTGATTTGCTCCAGAAAAAGCTAGAGCTAGGAACAGAAACCAGCGACCTCAATCTTCTAAAAGATAAAAAGGATTCGATCGAAAAGGAATTAGTATCGCTCAAGTCGGAAAAATCATCTCTAAAAAATTCTTTAGCACAAATAACCCAAGATATCACATCCGAGCAGGAACGATTAACCAAACTTCGTGAGCAAGTTGCAGATGCACGGTCTGATCTGACGACCGCAGATTTGTCCTTGCGAGAAAAACAGGCAGATGTAGCAACATATCAGGCAGATGTGGATCGCCTTAAAAAACAAATTAGTTCCCTTAAGGTCGAGTTGAAGGGAATGGAACGGGAACGTTCAGCTTTACTTGAGTTACAGCAGAAAAACTCAATCCTAAAAGCAGATAACTCAAGTCTGGAATCCGACGTATCAAAGCTAACCGCGGATAAATCAGTTCTCGAGGAGGATATTCGTGAATTGGAAGTTAAGAGTTCTTCAATATCATCGCAAATTAAACGGGTTGAGCAACGCGAAGCTGCTCTCGCCAGCAAAGAAGCCAGATTGGATGATTTAGATGTAGCGGTATCACAGAAAAAAGCTCAGTTGGCTGAATTGCAGACTGAAGTTGAGAAGGCGCGTACTGAATATTCAGAGCTGAGTGCCAAATATCGAACACTTTCAGAACGAGAATCAAGAGTTACTGAACGAGAGCGCCAAGTAGCGGCTCGTGAAGAATCTGTTCGTATCAAAGAATCCCAATCTGAGACTAAATAATGACTAATTTACCATTTACTTTACTCCTATCTCTCTGGCTGGTCGTCAGCTTTATCAGCGTCGGTATTTTGGCAATAATGTGGAGGCTTCCCAAGTTTTGGGAATTTAAAAACCTACAAGGAAAATGCTCTGAGCTGGAACAAAGATATAAGTTGTTGGAGCCGGAGGTTGAGCAGGGGGCTCGAATGGCTGCTCAACTGAAACAGGATACTGCCAATGTGGAGTTGTTGAAGACCCAGGTGGAAAAGCTTGAGCATGAGAAGCAACAACTTGAACCCATTGGGCAGAAAGTTGCAGAACTTGAATCTAAATTAGTTACGAAGCATGACGAGTTGAACCAAACGGCGGCAGAAGAAAAAACTCTCCGAGAAGAAATTATTCGTCTAGAGAGTGTTAAAAAAAGTGAAGAGGAGGGTATCGAGACTCGAAAAAAAGCTGTTGAAGAATTGTCGAAAGAAATTGAATCCTTGAATAAACGATTCTCAGAACTCCGAAAAAATATACCTTTAGCGGAAAGTGAACTGGTCTCTTTGAAGCAGCATCAAGAGCATGTTACTGGGGATATCATTCGGGTAGAGAGTCAGCTGAAAGAGTTAAGGAACTCACATGATGAGGTTAAGAAAGACCTCGATAAAATGACTGAAAAATACAGCTATCTTAAGGGAGAATCCCAAGCGTTAGAAAAAGAAATTGAAGCTCGTACGAAGCATCTTGAAGCTCTTAAAGCTGATCATAAAAATGCCGGTGGAGTAAATGAGACAGATGATCCTATGGGCGATTTGTGGAGCCCTAATTTTGTCTTTTCGCAAACACCTAGGGTCAGTAACGAAGCTAACGAAGAGTCTCGTATGAGAGATTTATCCAAGAATCTTGAAAACAGAGGATTGGTGTTTGCTGATAGAACCTTAAATGCTTTCCATACTGCACTGAAAGTTGCAGACATTTCTCCTCTGACCGTATTGTCGGGTATCTCAGGTACAGGCAAAAGTCTTCTGCCAAGAGCATACTCAGATGCGATGGGAATTCATTTTCTTGGGTTGGCTGTTCAGCCTCGCTGGGATAGTCCCCAAGATATGTTCGGTTTCTACAACTACATGGAACAAAAATACAAAGCAACCGAACTTGCCAGAGCAATGGTACAGTTTGAGCGATACAATAAGCTTGCTCATGGCGGTGATCTAAAGGACCAAATGATGTTGGTTCTCTTGGATGAAATGAATCTGGCTCGGGTTGAGTACTACTTCAGTGAGTTTCTATCAAAGTTGGAAATCAGACGAGATGTGGATCCTGCTAAACTGACGGATAGACAGAAGGTAGAAATTGCCCTAGAGATGGGGCATGGTAGCAAAGGTATTGATGAAGTCAGGCTCTATCCTGATAGAAACATTCTTTTCGTTGGAACAATGAATGAGGACGAATCCACTCAGAATCTTTCTGACAAAGTACTGGATAGATCCTGCGTACTGCGTTTCGGGAAACCAAAGC is part of the Pontiella agarivorans genome and encodes:
- a CDS encoding helix-turn-helix domain-containing protein, which gives rise to MFNSVAKDYLQQCGLQLCLSDCEGRIVMPENMSPVENLPAMCHLRFHNLNEAVRWGESHIFFVAPGIMSWLVPLVDGVEVKGGLCGGCILLEDDPQSIHTAVNYFVGEGGRRKDAEAFVRGLHVFEQERVRPVVDALYESFYQYSGWKPLKLMRNRDRMLQQRQIAEEIHQRKVEQNRAYPYDDERILLSLIRVGDRAGARKMFNKMLAAMFLYSPKPVVVRARAIEMMGYLVRTAVEDSPLSEPLLERHMKWIEQIVETHDFDDLCNVLREALDDFMNSIFLQGVSPVSPAVGKALDYITANYTEPIALEDIAAAAGLSTFRIAHLLKEATGKTALQNIHYLRVQEARRLLEETDLSCTDIAYETGFGDQSYFIKQFKKWMGITPAKYRKSGRVR